One Euwallacea fornicatus isolate EFF26 chromosome 14, ASM4011564v1, whole genome shotgun sequence genomic region harbors:
- the CDC50 gene encoding cell cycle control protein 50A isoform X1: MASVADSAESANSKKPSDSAFKQQKLPAWQPILTAGTVLPTFFVIGIAFIPIGIGLLYFSDEVKEFIHDYTDCNRTIPLNSDKYHYKEANQTCINYLKTKAADDNAKCYCHIKFTLTENFGGTVYMYYGLSNFYQNHRRYVKSRDDNQLLGNLGSDPSHDCKPFDYDTVDNSKKPIAPCGAIANSMFNDSLHFSISVSNQWIDVPLINTGIAWDSDKNIKFRNPAGDLKEALSRYTKPKAWNRSVFELDPEQPDNNGFQNEDLIVWMRTAAFPTFRKLYRRIDHSQKYFIEGLMKGDYLLIVEYNYDVSQFDGSKKMILSTTSLLGGKNPFLGIAYIVVGVACLVLGIALLLIHIKCGKSTSEMINVNPRTPYQ; encoded by the exons ATGGCTTCTGTGGCTGACAGTGCTGAAAGTGCAAATTCTAAGAAACCCTCTG ACAGTGCTTTTAAACAACAGAAACTTCCAGCATGGCAGCCAATCCTTACTGCTGGAACAGTATTACCCACTTTCTTTGTAATAGGGATAGCTTTCATACCCATTGGCATTGGattactttatttttctgaTGAGGTTAAGGAATTTATTCATGATTATACAGATTGCAATCGCACTATCCCACTGAACAGTGACAAGTACCATTATAAAGAAGCAAATCAGACTTGTATTAACTATCTGAAGACAAAAGCAGCAGATGATAATGCAAAGTGTTACTGCCACATCAAATTTACTTTGACAGAAAATTTTGGG gGAACTGTTTATATGTATTATGGACTTAGTAACTTTTATCAAAACCATAGACGTTATGTAAAATCCAGAGATGACAATCAACTTTTGGGAAATCTTGGTTCCGATCCTTCCCACGATTGCAAACCATTTGATTATGATACAGTAGATAACAGCAAAAAACCCATTGCCCCATGTGGAGCCATAGCTAACTCAATGTTTaatg attccCTGCACTTTTCTATTAGTGTGAGCAATCAATGGATTGATGTACCTTTAATTAATACAGGAATAGCTTGGGATtctgacaaaaatattaaatttcggAATCCAGCTGGTGACTTAAAAGAAGCCCTAAGCCGTTATACCAAACCAAAGGCCTGGAATAGATCAGTGTTTGAATTAGATCCAGAACAACCTGATAATAATG gATTCCAGAATGAGGATCTTATTGTATGGATGCGTACAGCTGCATTTCCAACATTTAGAAAATTGTACCGAAGAATTGACCattcccaaaaatattttatagaaGGGTTGATGAAAGGGGATTATCTGTTAATAGTGGAATATA attatGATGTAAGTCAATTTGATGGAtccaaaaaaatgattttaagcACAACTTCTTTACTTGgaggaaaaaatccattcCTGGGCATAGCGTACATCGTAGTGGGAGTCGCTTGTTTAGTTTTGGGCATTGCTTTACTTTTAATCCACATAAAATGCGGAAAAAG tactaGTGAAATGATAAACGTCAATCCGAGGACACCTTACcagtaa
- the LOC136343231 gene encoding uncharacterized protein, translating into MQVVMKISKSLIVIATTFLVVHGRPIGPEFLEKNSLPISKKLLLILLKRSQNVCYYQDEQSEALHNIYTVVPVRIITNTHFLHFLTDQCDSYVFRVTLKKFMEIAPLLIPHTKVILFPNGNYNPLELNIYQHIYEHALQVNLIDFLPNQTIRMNYLMDNKTELIHHDSISMHKFYQQKWDPKQYFVKTGKKIIATTFHCPPFVEILEDDTIAGFEYRMVELLTETWPLHYNVIKTKSKNLLVNKFLIALDSIENKKSDIAFCFLWQRAIMERKLSFSNAMFPTCVTFLVHKPTFLNDYTFLFQTFRDIPTFVACVCSIVILEAIYKLWVTNALRKTKTLPFLSHRLCFISAAAFYFLFSSYYSAELTVVSRFPKFSEDYVKSFSDMIDRKIQWNQPQNDIQMWMKNTNDRTCMGIADNFRIEADEEARNYNLKQANCAFLVKRFASSLFSGAEELDSYGQIYLRVLPGCLATFYSSLGFPKNSPFANVLNERIYHLFASGLVNHWELRTSRKKAYRALPLPILHITMLSYDINPHQMIDESFRGNIENKCALLEH; encoded by the exons ATGCAAGtcgtaatgaaaatttcaaaatcgctAATAGTAATTGCTACCACTTTTTTAGTCGTGCATGGACGCCCAATTGGACCAGAATTCTTAGAGAAAAATTCATTGccaatttctaaaaaattattgctaattCTCCTCAAAAGGTCCCAGAATGTCTGCTACTACCAGGATGAACAATCTGAAGCTCTTCATAACATTTACACTGTTGTTCCTGTTAGAATTATTACCAACACGCactttttgcactttttgacAGATCAATGCGATTCATACGTATTCCGCgttaccttaaaaaaattcatggaaaTCGCTCCATTGTTAATCCCACACACGAAAGTCATTTTGTTTCCCAACGGAAATTACAACCCCCTTGAACTGAACATTTATCAACACATTTACGAACACGCTCTGCAAGTAAACCTTATAGATTTTCTACCTAATCAAACAATCCGGATGAATTACTTGATGGATAATAAGACAGAATTGAttcatcatgatagcatctcaATGCATAAGTTTTATCAACAGAAGTGGGATCCGAAGCAGTATTTTGTTAAAACTGGGAAAAAGATCATAGCAACTACCTTCCACTGCCCACCATTTGTTGAGATATTAGAGGACGATACCATAGCAGGCTTTGAATACAGGATGGTGGAACTGTTGACTGAAACCTGGCCCCTGCACTATAACGTAATCAAGACCAAGAGCAAGAATTTGTTggtcaataaatttttgatagctCTGGATTccattgaaaacaaaaagtcCGACATAGCGTTCTGCTTCCTTTGGCAAAGGGCCATAATGGAACGAAAATTGAGCTTTTCCAACGCAATGTTTCCTACTTGCGTTACATTTCTGGTGCATAAGCCCACATTTCTGAATGattatacttttttattcCAAACATTCCGAGATATTCCCACTTTCGTGGCATGTGTTTGCTCAATAGTTATTCTTGAGGCAATCTACAAGTTGTGGGTTACAAATGCTCTAAGAAAGACGAAGACATTGCCGTTCCTCTCTCATCGACTATGCTTCATATCTGCAGCAGCATTCTACTTCCTATTTTCCTCGTATTATTCGGCGGAGTTGACTGTAGTTTCAAGATTTCCCAAGTTTTCAGAAGACTACGTAAAGTCCTTCAGTGATATGATTGACCGAAAAATTCAATGGAATCAGCCGCAAAACGATATTCAAATGTGGATGAAAAATACTAATGACCGAACATGTATGGGAATTGCAGATAATTTCAGAATAGAAGCCGATGAGGAAGCAAGAAACTATAATCTAAAACAGGCAAATTGCGCATTTCTCGTAAAGCGATTCGCGTCAAGTTTATTTAGTGGAGCCGAAGAGTTGGACTCGTATGGACAGATCTATCTGCGCGTCCTTCCGGGATGTCTAGCAACTTTCTATAGTTCTCTGGGGTTTCCGAAAAACTCCCCATTTGCAAACGTTCTCAACGAGAGAATCTATCACTTATTTGCCAGTGGTCTAGTGAATCATTGGGAGCTAAGAACCTCCAGGAAAAAAGCCTACAG GGCCCTGCCATTACCTATCTTGCACATAACTATGTTGTCCTATGATATTAACCCACATCAAATGATCGATGAGTCATTTCGTGGGAATATAGAAAATAAGTGCGCTCTCCTTGAGcattaa
- the CDC50 gene encoding cell cycle control protein 50A isoform X2, translated as MNGITSARSEKLSYYSAFKQQKLPAWQPILTAGTVLPTFFVIGIAFIPIGIGLLYFSDEVKEFIHDYTDCNRTIPLNSDKYHYKEANQTCINYLKTKAADDNAKCYCHIKFTLTENFGGTVYMYYGLSNFYQNHRRYVKSRDDNQLLGNLGSDPSHDCKPFDYDTVDNSKKPIAPCGAIANSMFNDSLHFSISVSNQWIDVPLINTGIAWDSDKNIKFRNPAGDLKEALSRYTKPKAWNRSVFELDPEQPDNNGFQNEDLIVWMRTAAFPTFRKLYRRIDHSQKYFIEGLMKGDYLLIVEYNYDVSQFDGSKKMILSTTSLLGGKNPFLGIAYIVVGVACLVLGIALLLIHIKCGKSTSEMINVNPRTPYQ; from the exons ATGAACGGTATTACAAGTGCTCGTAGTGAGAAACTCTCTTATT ACAGTGCTTTTAAACAACAGAAACTTCCAGCATGGCAGCCAATCCTTACTGCTGGAACAGTATTACCCACTTTCTTTGTAATAGGGATAGCTTTCATACCCATTGGCATTGGattactttatttttctgaTGAGGTTAAGGAATTTATTCATGATTATACAGATTGCAATCGCACTATCCCACTGAACAGTGACAAGTACCATTATAAAGAAGCAAATCAGACTTGTATTAACTATCTGAAGACAAAAGCAGCAGATGATAATGCAAAGTGTTACTGCCACATCAAATTTACTTTGACAGAAAATTTTGGG gGAACTGTTTATATGTATTATGGACTTAGTAACTTTTATCAAAACCATAGACGTTATGTAAAATCCAGAGATGACAATCAACTTTTGGGAAATCTTGGTTCCGATCCTTCCCACGATTGCAAACCATTTGATTATGATACAGTAGATAACAGCAAAAAACCCATTGCCCCATGTGGAGCCATAGCTAACTCAATGTTTaatg attccCTGCACTTTTCTATTAGTGTGAGCAATCAATGGATTGATGTACCTTTAATTAATACAGGAATAGCTTGGGATtctgacaaaaatattaaatttcggAATCCAGCTGGTGACTTAAAAGAAGCCCTAAGCCGTTATACCAAACCAAAGGCCTGGAATAGATCAGTGTTTGAATTAGATCCAGAACAACCTGATAATAATG gATTCCAGAATGAGGATCTTATTGTATGGATGCGTACAGCTGCATTTCCAACATTTAGAAAATTGTACCGAAGAATTGACCattcccaaaaatattttatagaaGGGTTGATGAAAGGGGATTATCTGTTAATAGTGGAATATA attatGATGTAAGTCAATTTGATGGAtccaaaaaaatgattttaagcACAACTTCTTTACTTGgaggaaaaaatccattcCTGGGCATAGCGTACATCGTAGTGGGAGTCGCTTGTTTAGTTTTGGGCATTGCTTTACTTTTAATCCACATAAAATGCGGAAAAAG tactaGTGAAATGATAAACGTCAATCCGAGGACACCTTACcagtaa
- the LOC136343348 gene encoding zinc finger protein 16 has translation MENVTFSLSWEDPSIEVHSEEVIMENEIIPSESEEFVEEIQTEEQYAQEVVEYVEEVGDVTDELVEGNSHQEGEDISLEEQEQQDEGLMYLSDGNMLVMQDENHPAFGQDQIMEVTEEIIADHWAEGCPEEIIVGSEEAVGSSHVTAEEDIPLPTDQDEYTAARPYPCDFCSRRFRKKVNLMNHMVAHQTDRPHGCNLCGVRYMRKSDLMNHLKSHAFIPDSETMEEETALLDHSFTVEKPKRRGRGPGKKKKKKPIKEEYDHAFHDSVDAASSSLQFEYHHPSDMAYEDAEEVEHATEYIANQDQDELKYPVTDPKKPFVCQHCGVGFAREKALASHSRVHGGDSPFECQKCGEMFWDLGLMQEHTRSKHGEMEDYDDDEDEDYSEADGSRYGTFYCPTCGLSFHRQDNLRRHQRIHIKEEYFNEHELGHICNVCGESFQEALDLLAHAEVHARGSEHRCMVCGEICGDENTLANHVQGVHKNLPSNTCALCGRTCKDGRALLKHSWEHSKEKNFACPKCSKTFHNKARLKRHMQSHRNKVVTCDVCGEDFPDGRSLMNHRHSHSSLSGRQFPCKECGKTFGSRSSQQIHIRIHTGERPYGCRFCWKAFADGGTLRKHERIHTGEKPYACAVCPRAFNQRVVLREHIRSHHSGPDPKYDHSMTPYCCAVCSDLFATSQDLVLHLIHHCDLNTAMKRQPQVGPRKYKRRRKLKPHELDAISANNQIIEERYSMSQEEMVEEEYVAETLSGQEEESPGRRSRRTSSRKASSSSPKTSISESISDIYNSLNNIENNESLVLPKSSTSKSKMVKKLKNDNTPVPSRPKMIHTQKTRVPVDAGEDGRIRHRTRTLITKTQPVELKSATGERIRPRTKNVNYHVLNPEKYPLATFPTTAQTREAVENLLKETEQEDTTNGDVFAVEEIVEHAPDIVGEQIVEAEEDVPLGLMEVRPRRNSARSSRNVIAPGSKVRLVKEGMVVSKIKRNSESQAEPESILPDIPQTEQVFVKEEIILGSQQTLEPQADCQRTLDMVRHEISHEVKRDVASFESTQIEDETPPAANVINIKQEQLDPSALHELAEISMRHAKNSTNLYKCEMCDEVFSDRAQLLVHVPIHI, from the exons ATGGAGAATGTCACTTTCAGCTTAAGCTGGGAGGACCCATCTATTGAGGTCCACTCAGAAGAAGTTAtaatggaaaatgaaattatcccCTCAGAATCTGAAGAGTTTGTTGAAGAAATACAGACAGAAGAACAGTATGCCCAAGAAGTGGTAGAATATGTTGAAGAAGTTGGAGATGTAACTGACGAG ttggTGGAAGGCAATTCTCACCAAGAGGGTGAGGATATTTCTTTAGAGGAACAGGAGCAGCAAGATGAAGGTCTTATGTATTTGTCAG ATGGAAACATGTTGGTTATGCAAGATGAAAATCATCCAGCTTTTGGTCAGGATCAGATAATGGAGGTAACAGAAGAGATTATTGCTGATCATTGGG ctgAAGGTTGCCCAGAAGAAATTATAGTCGGGTCTGAAGAGGCTGTAGGTTCCTCTCATGTAACTGCAGAAGAAGATATACCATTACCTACTGACCAGGATGAGTACACAGCAGCTAGGCCATATCCTTGCGATTTTTGCAGCAGAAG gtttagaaaaaaagtcaatCTGATGAACCATATGGTAGCACATCAGACTGACCGACCACATGGCTGCAATTTGTGTGGGGTAAGGTATATGCGCAAATCGGACTTGATGAAccatttaaaaagtcacgCCTTTATACCTGATTCAGAAACTATGGAAG AAGAGACTGCCCTTCTTGACCATAGTTTTACTGTTGAGAAACCGAAAAGAAGAGGACGAGGACCCgggaagaagaaaaagaagaaacctATCAAAGAGGAATATGATCATGCTTTTCATGACTCTGTTGACGCag CATCTTCAAGCCTGCAGTTCGAATATCACCATCCGTCTGATATGGCGTACGAAGATGCGGAAGAAGTTGAGCATGCCACCGAATACATTGCTAACCAAGACCAAGATGAGTTGAAATACCCAGTCACAGATCCGAAAAAACCGTTCGTTTGTCAGCATTGTGGTGTAGGATTTGCAAGAGAGAAAGCTTTAGCATCACATTCTCGTGTACACGGTGGAGACAGTCCGTTTGAATGTCAGAAATGCGGAGAAATGTTTTGGGATCTTGGGTTAATGCAA gAGCACACCAGATCAAAACACGGAGAAATGGAAGATTATGACGATGATGAAGATGAAGATTATTCAGAAGCAGACGGGTCGCGATACGGGACCTTCTATTGCCCTACTTGTGGTTTATCATTTCATAGGCAAGATAACTTACGGCGCCATCAAAGGATACACATTaaagaagaatatttcaacgaACACGAATTGGGACATATTTGCAATGTGTGCGGAGAATCTTTCCAG gAAGCTTTGGATCTTTTGGCACATGCGGAAGTACACGCTCGGGGTTCGGAACATCGTTGCATGGTTTGTGGGGAAATTTGTGGTGATGAAAATACCTTGGCCAATCACGTTCAGGGCGTACACAAGAATTTACCTTCTAACACGTGTGCACTTTGTGGTCGTACCTGCAAAGATGGCAGGGCTTTGCTAAAACATTCTTGGGAACATTCGAAG gAAAAGAATTTTGCTTGtccaaaatgttcaaaaacatttcataacAAGGCACGCCTTAAGAGACATATGCAGTCGCACAG AAATAAAGTAGTGACTTGCGATGTGTGCGGAGAAGACTTTCCTGATGGTAGGAGCCTAATGAATCATCGACATAGTCACAGCAGTCTGTCTGGAAGGCAGTTCCCATGCAAGGAGTGCGGTAAAACATTCGGATCAAGGAGTTCTCAGCAGATTCATATACGTATTCATACAG GTGAAAGGCCATATGGATGTCGCTTTTGCTGGAAAGCTTTTGCGGATGGGGGAACTTTGAGAAAGCATGAGAGAATCCATACAGGGGAGAAACCATACGCTTGTGCAGTTTGTCCGAGAGCTTTCAACCAAAGGGTGGTCCTAAGAGAACATATCAG GTCCCACCATTCGGGCCCCGATCCGAAATATGACCATAGCATGACGCCTTATTGTTGTGCTGTATGTTCGGATTTATTCGCAACTTCGCAAGACTTGGTCCTCCATCTAATCCATCACTGCGATTTAAACACAGCGATGAAGCGCCAACCGCAAGTTGGACCTAGAAAGTACAAAAGACG ACGCAAATTAAAACCACATGAATTGGATGCAATATCAGCTAACAACCAGATAATCGAAGAAAGGTACTCTATGAGTCAGGAAGAAATGGTAGAAGAGGAATATGTAGCAGAAACCCTCTCTGGTCAAGAAGAGGAATCTCCAGGAAGAAGATCCCGAAGAACGTCATCTAGGAAGGCATCTAGTTCATCACCTAAGACCAG tattaGCGAATCCATATCCGATATATACAACAGCTTAAACAACATAGAAAATAACGAGTCGCTCGTATTACCTAAATCGTCCACTTCCAAGTCGAAGATGGTGAAAAAGCTAAAGAACGATAACACTCCAGTGCCATCTAGGCCAAAGATGATTCATACCCAAAAAACTCGAGTTCCCGTGGATGCAGGCGAAGATGGGCGTATTCGACATAGAACCAGAACTTTAATTACTAAAACGCAGCCGGTAGAACTAAAATCTGCTACAG GAGAGAGAATTCGACCACGAACTAAGAACGTAAACTATCATGTCTTAAATCCTGAAAAGTATCCCTTAGCTACGTTTCCTACAACTGCTCAGACTCGAGAGGCGGTAGAGAATTTGCTAAAGGAAACTGAACAGGAGGATACAACCAATGGAGATGTTTTCGCGGTAGAAGAg ATTGTAGAACATGCTCCTGATATAGTAGGAGAACAAATCGTGGAAGCAGAAGAAGATGTACCTCTCGGTCTAATGGAAGTGAGACCAAGGAGAAATAGCGCTCGAAGTTCTCGGAACGTTATTGCGCCAG GGAGCAAAGTGAGATTAGTGAAGGAAGGAATGGTAGTTTCCAAAATAAAGAGAAACAGTGAGTCTCAAGCAGAGCCGGAGTCAATTTTGCCCGATATTCCTCAAACTGAACAAGTTTTCGTTAAAGAGGAAATAATTCTTG gaaGTCAGCAAACGTTGGAACCTCAGGCAGACTGTCAACGGACTCTCGATATGGTCAGACACGAAATTTCTCACGAAGTAAAACGGGATGTTGCTAGTTTTGAAAGCACGCAGATTGAAGATGAAACACCGCCTGCTGcaaatgtaattaatattaaacaagAACAGTTAGACCCAAGCGCTTTGCACGAATTGGCCGAAATATCTATGCGCCACGCAAAAAATTCGACCAATTTGTACAAGTGCGAGATGTGTGACGAGGTATTCTCTGATAGGGCACAATTGCTGGTTCACGTACCTATTCATATTTGA
- the Snm1 gene encoding protein artemis encodes MSTFDGPIREIPGISVDRFDGENLKSSVFFLSHCHTDHMQGLENVQFQKKLVLENKYLYLSTVSAVILRVLYPGLTRQIKELPLEQGTSIELESSMYISVTCIPAGHCPGSVMFLFETDKIRILYTGDYRIHAHDITKFRCFYDVFGIVKSINKIYLDTTFFLESYRSFPKRETSLSELCNVILQWTSQHPKNSIKLNFCGRYGYEYVFTEIYKVCKMQVHVNKEKFQFCSVIPEMDRCVTTNGSSTQIHSCYCPSNDILYNHDIHKVKTVKLSAFRWKNRDFNNSGVSEFAEDGILYICYSTHASYEEGLALLDFLKPNAVHVCVDRPKDPITNANIRKLIDKQLNKDKPQNKLVEVPMLFDVVTEVQIGSSIDISKCEPEVSSSLKTFKNDNILDSPP; translated from the coding sequence ATGAGCACCTTCGATGGCCCAATAAGAGAAATACCCGGAATAAGTGTGGATCGTTTTGATGGAGAAAACTTGAAATccagcgttttttttttgtctcatTGCCACACAGATCATATGCAAGGTcttgaaaatgtccaatttcaGAAGAAGCTCGTATTGGAAAACAAGTATTTATATTTAAGTACGGTTTCAGCAGTGATTTTGCGCGTTTTATATCCTGGCCTTACACGCCAAATAAAAGAACTGCCCTTAGAACAGGGGACTTCAATTGAGCTGGAAAGCAGTATGTACATTTCGGTGACGTGCATTCCTGCGGGACACTGTCCGGGGTCTGTaatgtttctttttgaaaCTGATAAAATTCGTATTTTGTATACTGGTGATTACCGGATTCATGCTCATGATATAACGAAATTTAGATGTTTTTATGATGTTTTCGGCATTGTAAAATCAATTAACAAGATTTACTTAGACACCACATTTTTCTTAGAATCATATAGGTCATTCCCTAAAAGAGAAACCAGTCTCTCCGAGTTATGCAACGTAATTCTGCAGTGGACATCGCAACATCCCAAAAATAGTATAAAACTTAACTTTTGTGGCAGGTACGGTTACGAATATGTCTTTACAGAAATTTATAAAGTTTGCAAAATGCAGGTTCacgtaaataaagaaaaatttcaattttgttcagtGATTCCCGAAATGGATAGATGTGTTACAACAAATGGCTCATCTACTCAAATTCACAGTTGCTATTGCCCATCCAATGACATTTTGTACAATCACGATATTCACAAAGTTAAAACAGTAAAGTTATCAGCATTTCGATGGAAAAATCGAGATTTTAATAACAGCGGCGTTTCTGAATTCGCTGAGGACGGCATATTGTATATTTGTTATTCAACACATGCATCTTATGAAGAAGGGCTGGCATTGCTGGACTTCCTAAAACCCAATGCTGTTCATGTGTGTGTAGATCGACCTAAAGATCCTATTACTAATGCGAACATACGGAAACTTATTGATAAACAGTTGAACAAAGATAAACCGCAGAATAAGCTTGTGGAGGTGCCAATGCTATTTGATGTCGTAACTGAAGTGCAAATTGGGTCAAGTATCGATATAAGTAAGTGCGAACCTGAAGTGAGCTCTTCACTtaagacttttaaaaatgataatattttGGATTCACCTCCTTGA